Proteins from a single region of Methanoculleus taiwanensis:
- a CDS encoding class I adenylate-forming enzyme family protein codes for MPNCTTFLDVNACNRSKTALIIPSRGEEYSTARLLDQVNRIGNGLHRIGIEAGDRVCIYLDSSPEYLISYFALWRIGCVAVPTNRVYREAELLYAVRDAGATAIITDTPGSVTAGKIRKEAPALREVIAVGGGEGATAWADLQGSSPYLRPAHCRFDELCQIQYTSGTTGRPKGAMLTHGNWIAAMDAEREVLGLTGDDTYLGIYPMGHVGVSWGISALRAGGSYVVMERFDLEPYLDLAERYRATVLAGMPPVIHSLLRSPPGTEKRLASARLMISGGGPLVPAVWRPFHERFGIPVVNAYGLSETIVVGTGTAIRPEHYTTADEFRSVGTPVGFSEVRIVDENTPERELSPHEIGEIALRGPSVAAGYWQMPEETASVFLPEGWFLTGDIGYLDESGMLFITDRKKDMIVMSGWKIYPTEVENVLMEHPGVRDVAVFGCNDEHRGEVPVAAVVPAEGGLTPEMIVTYAKEQLAGYKVPRKILIVDKLPRVNGWKLMRKVLREQYCPPRP; via the coding sequence ATGCCGAACTGTACCACATTTCTCGACGTCAACGCCTGCAACCGCTCAAAGACCGCTCTGATAATTCCATCCCGCGGAGAGGAGTATTCGACAGCCCGGCTGCTCGATCAGGTGAACCGGATCGGAAACGGGCTTCACAGGATCGGCATCGAGGCAGGTGACCGGGTCTGCATCTACCTCGACAGTTCGCCGGAATATCTCATCAGTTACTTCGCCCTCTGGCGGATCGGCTGCGTTGCGGTACCGACGAACCGTGTCTACCGGGAGGCCGAGCTCCTCTACGCCGTCAGGGATGCCGGGGCTACGGCGATCATCACCGATACTCCCGGCAGCGTCACGGCCGGGAAGATCCGGAAGGAAGCTCCGGCACTGCGGGAGGTGATCGCCGTCGGCGGCGGAGAGGGAGCCACGGCATGGGCAGACCTTCAGGGATCGTCGCCATATCTCCGGCCGGCGCACTGCCGCTTCGACGAACTCTGCCAGATCCAGTACACGTCAGGGACGACCGGCAGACCGAAAGGAGCGATGCTCACCCACGGCAACTGGATCGCGGCGATGGATGCCGAACGGGAAGTGCTCGGCCTGACCGGGGACGATACGTACCTCGGGATCTACCCGATGGGCCACGTCGGCGTGAGCTGGGGGATCTCCGCCCTCCGGGCGGGGGGTTCTTATGTCGTCATGGAGCGGTTCGACCTTGAACCGTATCTCGACCTTGCAGAGCGGTACCGTGCCACTGTTCTCGCCGGGATGCCGCCGGTGATCCACTCGCTGCTCCGCTCGCCGCCCGGCACCGAGAAGAGGCTTGCATCGGCACGGCTGATGATCAGCGGGGGAGGGCCGCTCGTGCCCGCAGTCTGGAGGCCATTCCACGAGCGGTTCGGCATACCGGTCGTCAACGCCTACGGCCTATCCGAGACGATCGTCGTCGGGACGGGGACTGCCATCCGCCCCGAGCACTACACGACGGCAGATGAGTTCCGCAGTGTCGGGACGCCGGTCGGGTTCTCGGAGGTGCGGATCGTCGACGAAAACACCCCCGAACGGGAACTTTCACCGCATGAGATCGGCGAGATCGCTCTCCGCGGCCCTTCGGTTGCGGCAGGATACTGGCAGATGCCCGAGGAGACCGCATCGGTCTTCCTTCCGGAAGGCTGGTTCCTCACCGGAGATATCGGCTACCTCGACGAGAGTGGCATGCTCTTCATTACCGACCGGAAGAAGGATATGATCGTCATGTCGGGATGGAAGATCTACCCGACGGAGGTAGAGAACGTCCTTATGGAGCACCCGGGGGTCAGGGATGTCGCGGTCTTCGGGTGCAACGACGAGCATCGGGGCGAGGTTCCGGTTGCAGCAGTCGTCCCGGCTGAGGGCGGCCTCACTCCCGAGATGATCGTCACATACGCGAAAGAGCAGCTTGCCGGGTATAAAGTGCCCCGGAAGATCCTCATCGTCGACAAGCTCCCCCGGGTGAACGGCTGGAAACTGATGCGAAAAGTTCTTCGTGAACAGTACTGCCCTCCCCGTCCGTGA
- a CDS encoding methionine synthase yields the protein MTLISKLLPTTVVGSYPVSGKKGLLSLDPLKHAVEVAVADQVAAGIDIISDGQVRGDMVQAFTSRLPGIKGQSVVGRVMPPAKPLTVADTKYAISKHPKVKGILTGPSTLAHALKIETPIYRNREELVLDLASALAVEARNLEAAGVILLQIDEPILSTGAADLAVGRQAVNAIVSSLRIPTALHVCGGVGAVIDDILKANVSVFDFEFAVNPGNLEVLSKKDLRGRLVGYGCVDSSSPGIESVETIRARIEEGIDIFGARAMLLDPDCGLRMQTREAAFGKLKNMVAAAAELRTEYA from the coding sequence ATGACCCTCATCAGCAAACTGCTGCCGACGACGGTGGTCGGCAGCTACCCGGTCTCCGGGAAGAAAGGGCTCCTCTCCCTCGACCCGCTGAAGCACGCAGTCGAGGTCGCGGTCGCCGACCAGGTGGCGGCCGGAATCGACATAATCTCCGACGGCCAGGTCCGGGGGGATATGGTGCAGGCGTTCACCTCCCGGCTCCCCGGGATCAAAGGGCAGTCGGTTGTCGGCAGGGTGATGCCCCCGGCAAAACCGCTCACGGTCGCGGATACGAAGTACGCCATCTCGAAGCATCCGAAGGTCAAAGGTATCCTGACCGGTCCGTCCACCCTTGCCCACGCCCTCAAGATCGAGACGCCGATCTATCGAAACCGTGAGGAACTGGTGCTTGACCTCGCTTCGGCTCTGGCTGTCGAGGCGAGGAATCTCGAGGCTGCCGGCGTGATCCTCCTCCAGATCGATGAGCCTATCCTCTCGACGGGTGCGGCGGATCTTGCGGTTGGACGCCAGGCAGTGAACGCTATCGTCTCGTCGCTCCGCATCCCGACCGCTCTTCACGTCTGCGGAGGAGTCGGGGCGGTCATCGACGATATCCTGAAGGCGAACGTCTCGGTCTTCGACTTCGAGTTCGCGGTAAACCCCGGGAATCTTGAAGTCCTCTCGAAGAAGGACCTCCGGGGAAGGCTGGTCGGCTATGGCTGCGTGGACTCGAGCAGCCCCGGTATCGAGAGTGTGGAGACGATCCGGGCGCGTATCGAAGAAGGGATCGATATCTTCGGAGCACGAGCGATGCTCCTCGATCCCGACTGCGGTCTGCGGATGCAGACCCGGGAGGCAGCTTTTGGAAAACTCAAAAATATGGTCGCGGCGGCCGCCGAGCTGCGGACCGAGTACGCTTAG
- a CDS encoding RAD55 family ATPase — MTDTKKRPTGIAGLDLTIEGGFPVGTRIIVYGTALSGLELLAQQFWKAGNEECRYLMLDAEPTGEMHDGRELSLKELATAMRGERIVVDSLSTLIHNYGIDAAAEFLAHTTKDRLREGSNILFLLYRGIHSPVEETCLMRAADVVIVLRQELHGNEFERTLSVEKIKGMNVPQRAVPYNITAKGLELSTTTRVI, encoded by the coding sequence GTGACAGACACAAAAAAACGGCCGACCGGCATTGCCGGTCTTGACCTCACCATCGAGGGCGGGTTTCCGGTCGGTACACGGATAATCGTCTACGGAACGGCGTTAAGCGGCCTTGAGCTGCTGGCGCAGCAGTTCTGGAAGGCTGGTAACGAGGAGTGCCGATACCTGATGCTCGATGCAGAACCGACGGGTGAAATGCACGACGGACGGGAACTCTCGCTCAAGGAGCTCGCAACAGCGATGCGGGGCGAACGTATCGTCGTGGATTCGCTCTCGACACTCATCCACAACTACGGCATCGACGCCGCCGCCGAGTTCCTCGCCCATACCACAAAAGACCGCCTCCGGGAGGGATCGAACATTCTCTTCCTCCTCTACCGGGGGATCCACTCACCGGTGGAAGAGACCTGCCTCATGCGTGCGGCGGATGTGGTCATCGTTCTGCGGCAGGAGCTCCACGGCAACGAGTTCGAGCGGACACTTTCCGTCGAGAAAATAAAAGGGATGAACGTGCCCCAGCGGGCGGTGCCGTATAACATCACCGCGAAAGGGCTCGAACTCTCGACCACCACCAGGGTGATCTAA
- a CDS encoding CDC48 family AAA ATPase: MPEIYLKVDSAYPEDQGAGKARLDPDTMLQLRLSPGDLIAIEGKRRTVAKVWRAMVNDWHQGKVRIDNFTRLNTGASIGDRVNIKTLDEEVEAKRVVLAPPEDLPKQLPINYSSVVNKLIDFPIVKNDSVPIQAGLPFMQPQLVAFKAVVVEPENAVIITKNTKIEFSEKPAAGFEGAKKISYEDIGGLKDELQRVRETIELPMRHPEIFSKLGIEPPKGVLLYGPPGTGKTLIAKAVASESGAHFISIAGPEVISKYYGESEQRLREVFEDARQHAPAIIFIDELDSIAPRREEVTGEVERRVVAQLLTMMDGLEERGQVVVIGATNRLDAIDPALRRPGRFDREIEIGVPPEDDRIQVLHIHTRGMPLAHDVNIDSIAKQTHGFVGADLAALAREAAIKALRRYLPEIDLDAEEIPPEVLEKMEVLPGDFRDALRDVGPSAMREVLLEVPHTSWSDVGGLEEAKMDIREAVEYPLTERERFEELGIEPPKGVLLYGPPGTGKTLIAKAVATESGANFVPVRGPQLLSKWVGESERAVREVFKKARQVAPSIIFFDEMDALTPARGGGGESHVIESVLNQILTEIDGLEELRGVVVMGATNRPDMIDPALLRPGRFDRLVYIGEPVPADRNRILRIHTRYVPIAGSTLEEIVDKTDGFTESQLEDLIGMLGTEKQITVDDLVPHLAGRPEAAVAEANPGNGDERLKRSARRKKIVGLLTEQKLDLVDPARDALITKLASNTEGFVGSDLEALAREAAMAALRDGSRFVEPGHFTEATGKVHATMNERLRQYYQKIQQHFKGGLPKEVQPLEYQ, from the coding sequence ATGCCCGAAATATACTTGAAAGTCGATAGTGCTTATCCGGAGGATCAGGGCGCGGGAAAGGCGCGGCTCGACCCTGATACCATGCTCCAGCTCAGGCTGAGCCCGGGTGACCTCATCGCCATCGAAGGGAAACGACGGACCGTTGCAAAGGTCTGGCGTGCCATGGTGAACGACTGGCATCAGGGTAAAGTCCGCATCGACAACTTCACACGGCTCAATACCGGTGCCAGCATCGGTGATCGGGTCAATATCAAGACACTTGACGAGGAGGTCGAAGCAAAACGGGTAGTTCTCGCCCCACCCGAAGACCTCCCCAAGCAGCTCCCTATCAACTACAGCAGCGTCGTCAACAAGCTGATAGACTTCCCGATCGTAAAGAACGACTCCGTCCCGATCCAGGCCGGCCTTCCGTTTATGCAGCCCCAGCTCGTGGCGTTCAAAGCCGTCGTGGTCGAACCGGAGAACGCGGTGATCATCACCAAGAATACCAAGATAGAATTCTCCGAAAAACCCGCAGCAGGGTTTGAAGGAGCAAAGAAGATCAGCTACGAGGATATCGGCGGCCTCAAGGACGAACTGCAGCGTGTCCGCGAGACGATCGAGCTCCCCATGCGCCACCCCGAGATCTTTTCAAAGCTCGGCATAGAACCGCCGAAAGGCGTCCTCCTTTATGGGCCGCCGGGAACCGGGAAGACCCTCATCGCAAAGGCCGTTGCAAGCGAGAGCGGCGCCCACTTCATCTCGATCGCAGGGCCTGAAGTGATCTCCAAGTACTACGGTGAGAGCGAACAGAGGCTTCGGGAGGTCTTCGAGGACGCCCGCCAGCATGCTCCCGCCATCATCTTCATCGACGAGCTCGACTCGATCGCCCCACGCCGGGAAGAGGTGACCGGCGAGGTCGAGCGGCGTGTGGTCGCCCAGCTGCTCACGATGATGGACGGCCTTGAAGAGCGTGGCCAGGTCGTGGTCATCGGAGCGACGAACCGCCTCGATGCCATCGACCCCGCTCTCCGGAGGCCCGGCCGGTTCGACCGCGAGATCGAGATCGGCGTTCCGCCGGAGGACGACCGCATTCAGGTTCTCCACATCCACACCCGCGGCATGCCGCTTGCACACGACGTGAATATCGACAGCATCGCCAAGCAGACCCACGGGTTCGTCGGTGCCGATCTCGCAGCGCTCGCCAGGGAAGCGGCCATAAAAGCGCTCAGACGATACCTCCCCGAGATCGACCTCGATGCGGAGGAGATCCCCCCTGAGGTGCTCGAGAAGATGGAAGTGCTGCCAGGCGACTTCCGCGATGCACTCAGGGACGTCGGTCCGAGCGCCATGCGTGAAGTGCTCCTCGAGGTGCCCCACACATCGTGGAGCGACGTCGGCGGGCTCGAAGAAGCAAAGATGGATATCCGCGAGGCCGTCGAGTACCCGCTTACGGAGCGGGAGCGGTTCGAGGAGCTCGGGATCGAGCCGCCGAAAGGCGTCCTCCTTTATGGGCCGCCGGGAACCGGGAAAACTCTCATCGCAAAGGCTGTTGCCACCGAGAGCGGCGCAAACTTCGTCCCGGTACGGGGCCCCCAGCTCCTCTCCAAGTGGGTCGGTGAGAGCGAGCGGGCGGTCCGCGAGGTATTCAAGAAGGCCCGCCAGGTTGCCCCATCGATCATCTTCTTCGACGAGATGGATGCACTGACGCCGGCGCGGGGCGGAGGCGGCGAATCGCATGTCATCGAGAGCGTCTTAAACCAGATTCTCACCGAGATCGATGGGCTCGAAGAGCTCCGCGGGGTCGTCGTCATGGGAGCGACGAACCGTCCGGATATGATCGATCCGGCACTCCTCCGGCCGGGCAGGTTCGATCGATTGGTCTACATCGGCGAACCCGTACCTGCCGACCGGAACCGGATTCTTCGTATCCACACACGCTACGTGCCTATCGCCGGCTCCACGCTCGAGGAGATCGTCGATAAGACCGATGGGTTCACCGAGAGCCAGCTTGAAGACCTTATCGGGATGCTCGGCACCGAGAAACAGATCACCGTCGACGATCTCGTCCCCCACCTCGCCGGCCGGCCGGAAGCAGCAGTGGCAGAAGCAAACCCGGGGAACGGCGATGAGAGACTGAAACGGTCGGCACGACGAAAGAAGATCGTCGGCCTGCTCACCGAGCAGAAGCTCGACCTTGTCGACCCCGCCCGCGATGCGCTCATCACGAAGCTGGCCTCGAATACCGAGGGATTCGTCGGTTCCGACCTCGAAGCACTCGCCCGCGAGGCCGCCATGGCAGCCCTCCGCGACGGGTCGCGCTTCGTCGAGCCCGGACACTTTACCGAGGCAACGGGTAAGGTTCACGCAACGATGAACGAGCGGCTGCGGCAGTACTACCAGAAGATCCAGCAGCATTTCAAGGGTGGGCTCCCGAAAGAGGTGCAGCCTCTCGAGTACCAGTAA
- the aspS gene encoding aspartate--tRNA(Asn) ligase — protein MRISIQDVTPTTEYAEIIGWVHEVRDLGGLAFFLIRDRTGFIQVTIPKKKAPEAVVEAAKSVSRESVVRIAGTVKGIEKAPGGRELVPDEFEIISSAASPLPLDVAEKVSAEMDTRIDSRFLDVRKPRVKAIFVIRSAAVHAINDFLFSRGFIHITTPKIVAAATEGGTELFPIAYFEKEAFLNQSPQLYKQMMMAAGFEKVFEIAPIFRAEEHNTVRHLNEATSLDVEVSFADHNDVMELLEDLIVTVYEYVAEHCKAELANLEVELAMPTKPFPRITYAEAIEIANRTVPEKLAFGDDLGTAAEKAIGEAMGQHYFIVDWPTEIKPYYAMPYPDTPELSKAFDMMHPRMELSSGAQRVHQHDLLVEQIRAKGLSPESFEFYLKAFEYGMPPHAGWGLGVERLIMTMLDLPNIREAVLFPRDRHRLTP, from the coding sequence ATGCGCATTTCAATACAAGATGTCACTCCGACGACAGAATATGCCGAGATCATCGGATGGGTTCACGAAGTCCGGGATCTCGGCGGGCTTGCGTTCTTTCTCATTCGCGACCGCACCGGGTTCATCCAGGTGACGATCCCGAAAAAGAAGGCGCCGGAAGCGGTCGTTGAGGCTGCAAAAAGCGTTTCCCGCGAATCGGTCGTCAGGATAGCAGGGACGGTCAAGGGGATCGAGAAAGCACCGGGAGGCCGCGAGCTCGTGCCGGACGAGTTCGAGATCATCAGCAGCGCCGCAAGCCCGCTGCCGCTCGACGTCGCGGAGAAGGTGTCCGCGGAGATGGACACCCGGATCGATTCCCGGTTTCTGGACGTGCGAAAACCCCGCGTGAAGGCAATATTCGTCATCCGGAGCGCCGCCGTTCACGCCATCAACGACTTCCTCTTCAGCCGCGGTTTTATTCATATCACCACCCCGAAGATCGTCGCGGCGGCGACCGAGGGCGGAACGGAACTCTTCCCGATCGCTTACTTTGAGAAAGAGGCTTTCTTAAACCAGAGCCCCCAGCTCTACAAACAGATGATGATGGCGGCGGGTTTTGAGAAGGTCTTTGAGATAGCTCCTATCTTCCGGGCTGAGGAGCACAACACCGTCAGGCATCTCAACGAAGCCACCTCGCTCGATGTGGAGGTCTCTTTCGCTGATCACAACGATGTCATGGAGCTCCTGGAAGATCTCATCGTCACGGTCTACGAGTATGTTGCCGAGCACTGCAAGGCCGAGCTCGCAAACCTTGAGGTAGAACTTGCAATGCCGACAAAGCCCTTCCCCAGGATCACCTACGCCGAGGCGATCGAGATCGCAAACCGGACGGTTCCGGAGAAACTCGCCTTCGGTGACGACCTCGGCACCGCCGCGGAGAAGGCTATCGGTGAAGCGATGGGTCAGCACTACTTCATCGTCGACTGGCCGACCGAGATCAAACCCTACTACGCGATGCCGTATCCGGATACCCCCGAGCTCTCGAAGGCCTTTGATATGATGCACCCGAGGATGGAGCTCTCCTCCGGAGCCCAGCGTGTCCACCAGCACGACCTTCTCGTCGAACAGATCCGGGCGAAAGGGCTCTCTCCGGAGAGTTTTGAGTTCTATCTCAAGGCGTTCGAGTACGGTATGCCCCCGCACGCGGGATGGGGACTCGGTGTCGAGCGCCTGATCATGACGATGCTCGATCTCCCGAACATCCGTGAGGCCGTGCTCTTCCCGCGCGACCGGCACCGGCTGACGCCATGA